The following proteins come from a genomic window of Larimichthys crocea isolate SSNF chromosome III, L_crocea_2.0, whole genome shotgun sequence:
- the tet1 gene encoding methylcytosine dioxygenase TET3 isoform X3 has protein sequence MLPKTEGLPPRTDKVVPESGSVNGKGKAQMDDTHKAAEEDDGEEGHIPHKQSPPITNSLTHNLASDQAGRPPLVKREPGLELTSIALHQHVCSSVTFQNGSAETKPNGADMSTGSLSDLKSAYKRTMIASEPQRTIIAAAPKDFSENGRKTPPDNMSIPLKKIKLEEPWMWITEQATTQLSDEDEVCEDPLSTLAAVVCLSVTERKGLEEKLFSSRSSILCAIKTEPPDLHFIKKEPVDLKNDLCQKSTPVSQTPQAVKSEPPPNVLLPSVQSLAEKRNLSFDQAIAIEALTQLADIPQSTPGSIKAESNCEHPISNSAPFSSSSTNTTLQEAKPTAAICYNKVSVISSPLHQMSVIRPPVVRQGNVIQCSQGSSSNTKLSLQNLLEASSDNDKAPCRRTEHGFGSHVNKSECSYKVPSDVKLSRDHERLFGEDKDLVLGKARRNRDEEEVAAQLADLAFIIQSRHNQQSENNPPRGTPVSAIKYNYNSQPPPNQTKPLIKKTKATPSKPRKKKISDGLHEGINSRTPLSKRMPNGGTPNRSRGKKVLPQGKSGLHHKRNLFLPQAQIDLKRYLAEAQEERRQLIHHSNAHNTTLLGPQTQNYSTLTRINHIHSQENQPWSLSNGPLHQHSPCNGHAAGPGQDCERHLLSQVVQPFAGLQHGADPNTSPANTAFLNHTTGYHGLVNGFSGARQSPPPSQQGYYKLEKSGPVTVLSTATEGDLGHSAESTPSKNSVHSFLESPMSLLDTPTKNLLNTPSKKLSDLPSCQCMDQIIEKEEGPYYTHLGAGPSVVAVREMMENRYGAKGNAVRVEVVVYTGKEGKSSQGCPIAKWVIRRESEEEKLLCLVRQRPGHHCDSAVLVIVILAWEGIPRPVADNLYHELTQSLFKYGSPTSRRCALNEDRTCACQGLDPDTCGASFSFGCSWSMYFNGCKFARSKVPRKFRLLGDYREEEEKIENNLQNLATDLAPLYKRLAPEAFQNQVENEETGGDCRLGRREGRPFSGVTACVDFCAHAHKDTHNMNNGSTVVCTLTKEDNRAVRNIPEDEQLHVLPLYRIADRDEFGQVEGQWAKIRSGALQVLSSFPREVRLLAEPVKSARKIRQEARLRAQAEKLEKKLGLTPLTPGKVKSETPNKEPQGYYSSHGLPPRPASVGRYLPDRNQPSTYNQSTSSYPTLGAGIVPQKEVISPNSVHAGLQYGQNGSALNYKTMSDAVNGYSPASADQSVTSELIPPHNALSDYPPTFKTEPNEVHCSSLCRPSQSGSAPPPSSFSPRPTSEGLFSRLNGLHRAAGDVAAEVRGHGLPPLSSLPLQPETPPLEPEEVKQEEVWSDSEHNFLDHNIGGVAVAPSHGSILIECARRELHATTPILRPNRSHPTRISLVFYQHKSLNEPGHGMAMWDAKMAKREREREEEAERLRMEDITGTSKGAGGVDLEEETGEEAEEARRMNVPTRQAWTRPRDGVITVSPYALTQVTGPYNRWT, from the exons ATGCTGCCTAAAACGGAGGGGCTTCCTCCGAGGACAGACAAG gtGGTTCCAGAAAGTGGGTCGGTAAATGGCAAAGGCAAGGCACAGATGGATGATACCCAcaaggcagcagaggaggatgaCGGGGAGGAAGGCCACATACCTCACAAACAATCTCCCCCCATCACCAACTCGCTCACCCACAATCTGGCCTCGGACCAAGCCGGGCGGCCACCACTTGTTAAAAGAGAGCCCGGGCTGGAGCTGACCAGCATTGCACTTCACCAACATGTATGCTCTTCTGTGACTTTTCAGAATGGTTCTGCTGAGACAAAACCTAATGGTGCTGACATGAGCACTGGATCACTATCTGATCTGAAATCTGCTTATAAAAGGACCATGATTGCATCAGAGCCTCAAAGAACTATCATAGCCGCAGCCCCTAAAGACTTCTCTGAGAATGGACGCAAGACTCCTCCAGATAACATGTCGATTCCGCTAAAGAAGATCAAACTGGAGGAGCCATGGATGTGGATTACTGAACAGGCCACAACACAGCTGAGTGATGAGGATGAGGTCTGCGAAGACCCGCTGTCCACACTGGCAGCCGTggtgtgtctttctgtcacaGAGAGGAAGGGACTAGAGGAGAAACTTTTCAGCTCACGATCTTCCATTCTTTGCGCCATCAAAACAGAGCCACCAGATTTGCACTTCATCAAGAAAGAACCTGTTGACTTAAAGAATGACTTGTGTCAGAAAAGCACTCCTGTTAGTCAGACTCCCCAGGCTGTCAAAAGTGAACCTCCTCCGAATGTGTTGCTACCAAGCGTGCAGTCTTTGGCAGAGAAGAGAAATCTTAGTTTTGATCAGGCTATTGCTATTGAGGCCTTGACTCAACTGGCAGATATACCTCAAAGCACCCCAGGGTCCATTAAAGCTGAAAGTAATTGTGAACATCCCATTTCTAATTCTGCTCCATTTTCATCCTCTAGTACAAATACAACCCTGCAAGAAGCCAAACCCACAGCAGCTATCTGCTACAACAAAGTCTCGGTCATCAGCTCACCACTACACCAGATGTCAGTCATACGCCCTCCTGTGGTCAGACAAGGGAATGTGATCCAGTGCTCCCAGGGGTCGAGCTCTAACACAAAGCTGTCTCTGCAGAACCTCCTAGAAGCAAGTTCAGACAATGATAAAGCACCCTGTAGGAGGACAGAGCATGGTTTTGGTTCTCATGTCAACAAGTCTGAATGCAGCTATAAAGTTCCCAGTGACGTAAAGCTCAGTAGAGATCATGAGCGCTTGTTTGGGGAAGACAAAGACTTGGTTCTTGGTAAAGCAAGAAGAAAcagggatgaggaggaagtAGCAGCTCAGTTGGCAGACCTGGCCTTCATCATCCAGTCTCGACATAACCAGCAGTCAGAGAACAACCCTCCAAGAGGAACACCTGTGTCTGCCATCAAATACAACTACAACTCCCAGCCACCCCCTAATCAGACAAAGCccctcataaaaaaaacaaaagctacgCCTTCGAAGCCCAGAAAGAAGAAGATAAGTGATGGACTACATGAGGGAATCAACTCTAGGACACCCCTTTCAAAACGCATGCCAAATGGAGGAACGCCCAACAGGAGCAGAGGCAAGAAGGTCCTCCCACAGGGGAAATCAGGCCTTCACCACAAGAGGAACCTCTTTCTGCCTCAGGCCCAAATTGATCTGAAGAGATATTTGGCTGAGGCTCAGGAGGAAAGGAGGCAACTCATCCATCATAGTAATGCACACAATACAACCCTGTTAGGGCCACAGACTCAGAACTACAGCACTCTCACAAGGATCAACCACATTCACAGTCAAGAAAACCAGCCATGGTCCCTTTCAAATGGTCCACTCCACCAACACAGTCCATGCAATGGTCATGCTGCAGGACCGGGGCAGGACTGTGAAAGGCATTTGCTATCTCAGGTAGTGCAGCCCTTTGCTGGGCTGCAGCATGGTGCTGATCCTAACACAAGCCCAGCCAATACCGCTTTCCTCAACCACACTACTGGGTACCATGGTCTGGTCAATGGCTTCTCAGGGGCTCGGCAGTCCCCTCCTCCAAGCCAGCAGGGCTACTACAAGCTGGAGAAGTCAGGACCCGTTACTGTCCTGTCCACGGCTACTGAAGGGGATCTGGGACACTCTGCAGAGTCAACTCCATCCAAGAACAGCGTCCATAGCTTTCTGGAGTCTCCTATGAGTCTTCTGGATACCCCTACCAAGAACTTACTCAATACACCTTCTAAAAAACTGTCAGATCTTCCCTCCTGTCAATGCATGG ACCAAATCATTGAAAAGGAGGAAGGCCCTTACTATACTCACCTTGGGGCAGGACCCAGTGTTGTTGCAGTGAGGGAAATGATGGAGAACAG GTATGGTGCCAAAGGAAATGCAGTAAGAGTGGAAGTTGTTGTTTACACtgggaaagaaggaaaaagctCCCAGGGTTGTCCTATAGCTAAATGG GTGATCCGGCGTGAAAGTGAAGAGGAGAAGTTGCTGTGTTTAGTTCGCCAGAGACCAGGGCACCACTGTGACTCTGCCGTGTTGGTGATCGTCATCCTGGCGTGGGAAGGAATTCCTCGGCCAGTGGCGGACAATCTCTACCATGAGCTCACACAGTCCCTGTTTAAATACGGCTCCCCAACCAGCCGTCGCTGTGCCCTCAATGAAGA TCGTACATGTGCATGCCAGGGTTTGGACCCAGACACCTGCGGAGCTTCGTTTTCCTTTGGCTGCTCCTGGAGTATGTACTTCAATGGCTGTAAGTTTGCCCGCAGCAAAGTGCCCCGCAAGTTCCGCCTGCTTGGAGACTACcgggaggag GAAGAGAAGATCGAGAACAACCTTCAGAATCTTGCCACTGACCTTGCACCACTCTACAAAAGACTGGCACCTGAGGCCTTCCAAAACCAG GTGGAAAATGAGGAGACAGGAGGGGACTGCCGGCttggaaggagggagggacgTCCTTTTTCGGGGGTCACAGCCTGTGTGGATTTCTGTGCCCACGCTCACAAGGATACTCACAACATGAATAATGGCAGCACTGTG GTTTGCACTTTAACCAAGGAAGATAACCGTGCAGTGCGTAACATACCAGAAGATGAGCAGCTACATGTTCTGCCACTTTACAGGATCGCTGACAGGGATGAGTTTGGTCAGGTTGAGGGCCAGTGGGCTAAGATCCGAAGTGGTGCTCTGCAAGTTCTGTCTTCCTTTCCCCGTGAG GTTCGTCTTCTGGCTGAGCCAGTGAAATCTGCCCGTAAGATAAGACAAGAGGCTCGTCTGAGGGCTCAAGCAGAGAAACTGGAGAAGAAGCTCGGACTGACTCCTCTCACTCCTGggaaagtgaaaagtgaaacCCCCAATAAAG AGCCTCAGGGCTACTACAGCTCACACGGACTACCACCCAGACCTGCCAGCGTTGGGAGGTATCTGCCAGACAGGAATCAACCCAGCACTTACAACCAGAGCACCAGCAGCTACCCCACTCTGGGTGCAGGGATCGTCCCACAGAAAGAGGTCATCTCCCCCAATTCTGTCCATGCTGGCCTCCAGTACGGACAGAATGGCTCAGCTCTCAATTATAAGACAATGAGTGACGCCGTGAATGGTTATTCTCCAGCATCTGCTGACCAGAGTGTTACATCAGAACTTATACCTCCACATAATGCCCTTAGTGACTACCCCCCTACTTTTAAAACTGAGCCGAATGAGGTGCACTGCTCCTCTCTGTGCAGACCCTCCCAAAGTGGGAgtgctcctcctccctcctccttctcccccaGACCTACCTCTGAGGGTCTCTTCAGCAGGCTCAATGGACTCCACAGGGCTGCAGGAGATGTCGCAGCAGAGGTCAGGGGTCAtggcctccctcctctctcatctcttcccCTTCAACCAGAAACTCCCCCACTTGAACCAGAAGAAGTGAAGCAGGAAGAGGTGTGGTCAGACAGCGAGCACAACTTCCTGGATCACAATATAGGCGGAGTAGCCGTGGCACCATCACACGGCTCCATCCTGATAGAGTGTGCACGGCGGGAGCTCCACGCCACCACTCCTATCCTCAGGCCAAACCGCAGCCACCCCACCCGCATCTCCCTGGTCTTCTACCAGCACAAGTCTCTAAATGAACCAGGCCACGGGATGGCTATGTGGGACGCCAAAATGGCCAAGCGGGAACGAGagcgggaggaggaggctgagagaTTAAGAATGGAGGACATCACAGGCACCAGCAAAGGAGCTGGTGGTGTGGACCTGGAGGAGGAAACgggggaggaggcagaggaggcaaGGAGGATGAATGTCCCCACGCGTCAAGCATGGACTCGCCCGAGGGATGGTGTCATCACCGTGTCCCCTTATGCTCTTACCCAAGTGACAGGTCCCTACAATCGCTGGACTTAG
- the tet1 gene encoding methylcytosine dioxygenase TET3 isoform X2: MRSSACACGFKGCDSRVSNKEVVPESGSVNGKGKAQMDDTHKAAEEDDGEEGHIPHKQSPPITNSLTHNLASDQAGRPPLVKREPGLELTSIALHQHVCSSVTFQNGSAETKPNGADMSTGSLSDLKSAYKRTMIASEPQRTIIAAAPKDFSENGRKTPPDNMSIPLKKIKLEEPWMWITEQATTQLSDEDEVCEDPLSTLAAVVCLSVTERKGLEEKLFSSRSSILCAIKTEPPDLHFIKKEPVDLKNDLCQKSTPVSQTPQAVKSEPPPNVLLPSVQSLAEKRNLSFDQAIAIEALTQLADIPQSTPGSIKAESNCEHPISNSAPFSSSSTNTTLQEAKPTAAICYNKVSVISSPLHQMSVIRPPVVRQGNVIQCSQGSSSNTKLSLQNLLEASSDNDKAPCRRTEHGFGSHVNKSECSYKVPSDVKLSRDHERLFGEDKDLVLGKARRNRDEEEVAAQLADLAFIIQSRHNQQSENNPPRGTPVSAIKYNYNSQPPPNQTKPLIKKTKATPSKPRKKKISDGLHEGINSRTPLSKRMPNGGTPNRSRGKKVLPQGKSGLHHKRNLFLPQAQIDLKRYLAEAQEERRQLIHHSNAHNTTLLGPQTQNYSTLTRINHIHSQENQPWSLSNGPLHQHSPCNGHAAGPGQDCERHLLSQVVQPFAGLQHGADPNTSPANTAFLNHTTGYHGLVNGFSGARQSPPPSQQGYYKLEKSGPVTVLSTATEGDLGHSAESTPSKNSVHSFLESPMSLLDTPTKNLLNTPSKKLSDLPSCQCMDQIIEKEEGPYYTHLGAGPSVVAVREMMENRYGAKGNAVRVEVVVYTGKEGKSSQGCPIAKWVIRRESEEEKLLCLVRQRPGHHCDSAVLVIVILAWEGIPRPVADNLYHELTQSLFKYGSPTSRRCALNEDRTCACQGLDPDTCGASFSFGCSWSMYFNGCKFARSKVPRKFRLLGDYREEEEKIENNLQNLATDLAPLYKRLAPEAFQNQVENEETGGDCRLGRREGRPFSGVTACVDFCAHAHKDTHNMNNGSTVVCTLTKEDNRAVRNIPEDEQLHVLPLYRIADRDEFGQVEGQWAKIRSGALQVLSSFPREVRLLAEPVKSARKIRQEARLRAQAEKLEKKLGLTPLTPGKVKSETPNKEPQGYYSSHGLPPRPASVGRYLPDRNQPSTYNQSTSSYPTLGAGIVPQKEVISPNSVHAGLQYGQNGSALNYKTMSDAVNGYSPASADQSVTSELIPPHNALSDYPPTFKTEPNEVHCSSLCRPSQSGSAPPPSSFSPRPTSEGLFSRLNGLHRAAGDVAAEVRGHGLPPLSSLPLQPETPPLEPEEVKQEEVWSDSEHNFLDHNIGGVAVAPSHGSILIECARRELHATTPILRPNRSHPTRISLVFYQHKSLNEPGHGMAMWDAKMAKREREREEEAERLRMEDITGTSKGAGGVDLEEETGEEAEEARRMNVPTRQAWTRPRDGVITVSPYALTQVTGPYNRWT; encoded by the exons GTGGGTTTAAAGGATGTGACAGCAGAGTCAGCAATAAAGAG gtGGTTCCAGAAAGTGGGTCGGTAAATGGCAAAGGCAAGGCACAGATGGATGATACCCAcaaggcagcagaggaggatgaCGGGGAGGAAGGCCACATACCTCACAAACAATCTCCCCCCATCACCAACTCGCTCACCCACAATCTGGCCTCGGACCAAGCCGGGCGGCCACCACTTGTTAAAAGAGAGCCCGGGCTGGAGCTGACCAGCATTGCACTTCACCAACATGTATGCTCTTCTGTGACTTTTCAGAATGGTTCTGCTGAGACAAAACCTAATGGTGCTGACATGAGCACTGGATCACTATCTGATCTGAAATCTGCTTATAAAAGGACCATGATTGCATCAGAGCCTCAAAGAACTATCATAGCCGCAGCCCCTAAAGACTTCTCTGAGAATGGACGCAAGACTCCTCCAGATAACATGTCGATTCCGCTAAAGAAGATCAAACTGGAGGAGCCATGGATGTGGATTACTGAACAGGCCACAACACAGCTGAGTGATGAGGATGAGGTCTGCGAAGACCCGCTGTCCACACTGGCAGCCGTggtgtgtctttctgtcacaGAGAGGAAGGGACTAGAGGAGAAACTTTTCAGCTCACGATCTTCCATTCTTTGCGCCATCAAAACAGAGCCACCAGATTTGCACTTCATCAAGAAAGAACCTGTTGACTTAAAGAATGACTTGTGTCAGAAAAGCACTCCTGTTAGTCAGACTCCCCAGGCTGTCAAAAGTGAACCTCCTCCGAATGTGTTGCTACCAAGCGTGCAGTCTTTGGCAGAGAAGAGAAATCTTAGTTTTGATCAGGCTATTGCTATTGAGGCCTTGACTCAACTGGCAGATATACCTCAAAGCACCCCAGGGTCCATTAAAGCTGAAAGTAATTGTGAACATCCCATTTCTAATTCTGCTCCATTTTCATCCTCTAGTACAAATACAACCCTGCAAGAAGCCAAACCCACAGCAGCTATCTGCTACAACAAAGTCTCGGTCATCAGCTCACCACTACACCAGATGTCAGTCATACGCCCTCCTGTGGTCAGACAAGGGAATGTGATCCAGTGCTCCCAGGGGTCGAGCTCTAACACAAAGCTGTCTCTGCAGAACCTCCTAGAAGCAAGTTCAGACAATGATAAAGCACCCTGTAGGAGGACAGAGCATGGTTTTGGTTCTCATGTCAACAAGTCTGAATGCAGCTATAAAGTTCCCAGTGACGTAAAGCTCAGTAGAGATCATGAGCGCTTGTTTGGGGAAGACAAAGACTTGGTTCTTGGTAAAGCAAGAAGAAAcagggatgaggaggaagtAGCAGCTCAGTTGGCAGACCTGGCCTTCATCATCCAGTCTCGACATAACCAGCAGTCAGAGAACAACCCTCCAAGAGGAACACCTGTGTCTGCCATCAAATACAACTACAACTCCCAGCCACCCCCTAATCAGACAAAGCccctcataaaaaaaacaaaagctacgCCTTCGAAGCCCAGAAAGAAGAAGATAAGTGATGGACTACATGAGGGAATCAACTCTAGGACACCCCTTTCAAAACGCATGCCAAATGGAGGAACGCCCAACAGGAGCAGAGGCAAGAAGGTCCTCCCACAGGGGAAATCAGGCCTTCACCACAAGAGGAACCTCTTTCTGCCTCAGGCCCAAATTGATCTGAAGAGATATTTGGCTGAGGCTCAGGAGGAAAGGAGGCAACTCATCCATCATAGTAATGCACACAATACAACCCTGTTAGGGCCACAGACTCAGAACTACAGCACTCTCACAAGGATCAACCACATTCACAGTCAAGAAAACCAGCCATGGTCCCTTTCAAATGGTCCACTCCACCAACACAGTCCATGCAATGGTCATGCTGCAGGACCGGGGCAGGACTGTGAAAGGCATTTGCTATCTCAGGTAGTGCAGCCCTTTGCTGGGCTGCAGCATGGTGCTGATCCTAACACAAGCCCAGCCAATACCGCTTTCCTCAACCACACTACTGGGTACCATGGTCTGGTCAATGGCTTCTCAGGGGCTCGGCAGTCCCCTCCTCCAAGCCAGCAGGGCTACTACAAGCTGGAGAAGTCAGGACCCGTTACTGTCCTGTCCACGGCTACTGAAGGGGATCTGGGACACTCTGCAGAGTCAACTCCATCCAAGAACAGCGTCCATAGCTTTCTGGAGTCTCCTATGAGTCTTCTGGATACCCCTACCAAGAACTTACTCAATACACCTTCTAAAAAACTGTCAGATCTTCCCTCCTGTCAATGCATGG ACCAAATCATTGAAAAGGAGGAAGGCCCTTACTATACTCACCTTGGGGCAGGACCCAGTGTTGTTGCAGTGAGGGAAATGATGGAGAACAG GTATGGTGCCAAAGGAAATGCAGTAAGAGTGGAAGTTGTTGTTTACACtgggaaagaaggaaaaagctCCCAGGGTTGTCCTATAGCTAAATGG GTGATCCGGCGTGAAAGTGAAGAGGAGAAGTTGCTGTGTTTAGTTCGCCAGAGACCAGGGCACCACTGTGACTCTGCCGTGTTGGTGATCGTCATCCTGGCGTGGGAAGGAATTCCTCGGCCAGTGGCGGACAATCTCTACCATGAGCTCACACAGTCCCTGTTTAAATACGGCTCCCCAACCAGCCGTCGCTGTGCCCTCAATGAAGA TCGTACATGTGCATGCCAGGGTTTGGACCCAGACACCTGCGGAGCTTCGTTTTCCTTTGGCTGCTCCTGGAGTATGTACTTCAATGGCTGTAAGTTTGCCCGCAGCAAAGTGCCCCGCAAGTTCCGCCTGCTTGGAGACTACcgggaggag GAAGAGAAGATCGAGAACAACCTTCAGAATCTTGCCACTGACCTTGCACCACTCTACAAAAGACTGGCACCTGAGGCCTTCCAAAACCAG GTGGAAAATGAGGAGACAGGAGGGGACTGCCGGCttggaaggagggagggacgTCCTTTTTCGGGGGTCACAGCCTGTGTGGATTTCTGTGCCCACGCTCACAAGGATACTCACAACATGAATAATGGCAGCACTGTG GTTTGCACTTTAACCAAGGAAGATAACCGTGCAGTGCGTAACATACCAGAAGATGAGCAGCTACATGTTCTGCCACTTTACAGGATCGCTGACAGGGATGAGTTTGGTCAGGTTGAGGGCCAGTGGGCTAAGATCCGAAGTGGTGCTCTGCAAGTTCTGTCTTCCTTTCCCCGTGAG GTTCGTCTTCTGGCTGAGCCAGTGAAATCTGCCCGTAAGATAAGACAAGAGGCTCGTCTGAGGGCTCAAGCAGAGAAACTGGAGAAGAAGCTCGGACTGACTCCTCTCACTCCTGggaaagtgaaaagtgaaacCCCCAATAAAG AGCCTCAGGGCTACTACAGCTCACACGGACTACCACCCAGACCTGCCAGCGTTGGGAGGTATCTGCCAGACAGGAATCAACCCAGCACTTACAACCAGAGCACCAGCAGCTACCCCACTCTGGGTGCAGGGATCGTCCCACAGAAAGAGGTCATCTCCCCCAATTCTGTCCATGCTGGCCTCCAGTACGGACAGAATGGCTCAGCTCTCAATTATAAGACAATGAGTGACGCCGTGAATGGTTATTCTCCAGCATCTGCTGACCAGAGTGTTACATCAGAACTTATACCTCCACATAATGCCCTTAGTGACTACCCCCCTACTTTTAAAACTGAGCCGAATGAGGTGCACTGCTCCTCTCTGTGCAGACCCTCCCAAAGTGGGAgtgctcctcctccctcctccttctcccccaGACCTACCTCTGAGGGTCTCTTCAGCAGGCTCAATGGACTCCACAGGGCTGCAGGAGATGTCGCAGCAGAGGTCAGGGGTCAtggcctccctcctctctcatctcttcccCTTCAACCAGAAACTCCCCCACTTGAACCAGAAGAAGTGAAGCAGGAAGAGGTGTGGTCAGACAGCGAGCACAACTTCCTGGATCACAATATAGGCGGAGTAGCCGTGGCACCATCACACGGCTCCATCCTGATAGAGTGTGCACGGCGGGAGCTCCACGCCACCACTCCTATCCTCAGGCCAAACCGCAGCCACCCCACCCGCATCTCCCTGGTCTTCTACCAGCACAAGTCTCTAAATGAACCAGGCCACGGGATGGCTATGTGGGACGCCAAAATGGCCAAGCGGGAACGAGagcgggaggaggaggctgagagaTTAAGAATGGAGGACATCACAGGCACCAGCAAAGGAGCTGGTGGTGTGGACCTGGAGGAGGAAACgggggaggaggcagaggaggcaaGGAGGATGAATGTCCCCACGCGTCAAGCATGGACTCGCCCGAGGGATGGTGTCATCACCGTGTCCCCTTATGCTCTTACCCAAGTGACAGGTCCCTACAATCGCTGGACTTAG